One segment of Triticum aestivum cultivar Chinese Spring chromosome 2A, IWGSC CS RefSeq v2.1, whole genome shotgun sequence DNA contains the following:
- the LOC100359381 gene encoding elicitor-responsive protein 3 has product MAQGTLEVLLVGAKGLENTDYLCNMDPYAVLKCTSQEQKSTVASGKGSDPEWNETFVFTVSENATELVIKLLDSDGGTDDDSVGEATIPLDGVYTEGSIPPTVYNVVKDEEYRGEIKIGLTFTPEEARDEDQPEENYGGWNQSS; this is encoded by the exons ATGGCGCAGGGGACGCTGGAGGTGCTGCTCGTCGGAGCCAAGGGACTCGAGAACACCGACTACCTCT GCAACATGGACCCGTACGCGGTTCTAAAATGCACATCGCAGGAGCAGAAGAGCACCGTCGCCTCAG GAAAGGGAAGTGATCCTGAATGGAACGAAACCTTTGTGTTCACCGTCTCTGAGAATGCAACCGAGCTCGTCATCAAGCTCCTCGACAGTGATGGTGGCACGGACGACGACAGCGTTGGTGAAGCAAC GATCCCATTGGATGGAGTGTACACTGAAGGAAGCATCCCACCAACTGTTTACAATGTTGTCAAAGACGAAGAGTACCGTGGAGAAATCAAAATCGGTCTGACGTTCACTCCGGAG GAGGCTCGTGATGAGGATCAACCCGAGGAAAACTACGGTGGGTGGAACCAATCATCTTGA